One Halovivax ruber XH-70 genomic region harbors:
- a CDS encoding aspartate kinase, translated as MRVVAKFGGTSLGSGDRIARAADSIEAAVANGHEIAVVASAMGSTTDELIDDITFQASDADRAEIVSMGERTSVRMVKAALTARGVDATFVEPGDPEWPVVTDEYGEVDVSATQERTEALVSTLDETVPVITGFLAEGPDGAVSTLGRGGSDTTAVMLGSYMDADEVVIVTDVEGVMTGDPHAVEGARNVGEISVDELRNLSFRGAEVVAPSALSYKDEALDVRVVHYQHGDLLTGGTTIEGTFENLIDLRERPLACLTVAGRSIRNESGVFQSLAGALGDADINIDVAASGLDSITLYVDAEEAGRAENILHQQVIERPEVASVTVDEPLAIIRLTGGELPTQPGVIHEIVDPFAEERIQIHDLVTSATSVAIVVAWSDRERSLELVQDLF; from the coding sequence GTGCGCGTCGTAGCGAAGTTCGGCGGGACGAGTCTCGGCAGCGGTGATCGGATCGCCAGAGCGGCCGACTCGATCGAGGCGGCAGTCGCCAACGGCCACGAGATCGCCGTCGTCGCGAGTGCCATGGGATCGACGACCGACGAGCTCATCGACGACATCACGTTCCAGGCGTCGGATGCCGACCGTGCGGAGATCGTCAGCATGGGCGAACGGACGTCGGTCCGGATGGTGAAAGCGGCACTGACGGCACGGGGCGTCGATGCGACGTTCGTCGAACCCGGCGATCCCGAGTGGCCGGTCGTGACCGACGAGTACGGCGAGGTCGACGTCTCGGCCACGCAAGAACGGACCGAAGCGCTCGTCTCGACGCTCGACGAGACGGTCCCGGTGATCACTGGGTTCCTGGCCGAAGGGCCCGATGGAGCCGTCTCCACGCTCGGACGGGGTGGATCGGACACGACCGCGGTCATGCTCGGGTCGTACATGGACGCAGACGAGGTCGTCATCGTGACCGACGTCGAGGGCGTCATGACGGGCGACCCACACGCCGTCGAGGGGGCACGTAACGTCGGCGAAATCTCCGTCGACGAACTTCGAAACCTCTCGTTTCGCGGGGCCGAGGTCGTGGCACCGTCGGCCCTTTCCTACAAGGACGAGGCCCTCGACGTCCGCGTCGTTCACTACCAGCACGGCGATCTGTTGACCGGCGGCACGACGATCGAGGGAACCTTCGAGAACCTCATCGACCTCCGCGAGCGCCCGCTGGCCTGCCTCACCGTCGCCGGCCGGTCCATCCGCAACGAATCCGGCGTCTTTCAGTCGCTCGCGGGTGCGCTCGGCGATGCCGACATCAACATCGACGTCGCTGCGAGCGGCCTCGACAGCATCACCCTGTACGTGGACGCCGAGGAGGCCGGGCGAGCGGAGAACATCCTCCACCAGCAGGTCATCGAACGGCCGGAGGTCGCCTCTGTCACGGTGGACGAGCCGCTCGCCATCATCCGCCTCACGGGCGGCGAACTTCCGACGCAGCCGGGAGTCATCCACGAGATCGTCGACCCCTTCGCCGAGGAGCGCATCCAGATTCACGACCTCGTCACGTCGGCCACCAGCGTTGCCATCGTCGTCGCCTGGTCGGATCGCGAACGCAGTCTCGAACTCGTCCAGGATCTCTTCTGA